In one Bordetella pertussis 18323 genomic region, the following are encoded:
- a CDS encoding alpha/beta hydrolase family protein: MLTLIKRTVLAAGLIGTTLGAAAQPPRAYPLKDFFRNPERGYFRLADDGKTLGFMQPVSIDGQPPRMNIYVQALADGVPAGEPRKLTSETARDISNFFWKGDDTVLYQKDFGGDENFHVLAVNARTGQVADLTPYEGVRASIEDDLPDDPDHVLISHNRRDPQVFDVYRVNVRTGAAELVAQNPGNVVDWQTDHAGKVRAAITSDGLNTTLLYRDDEAAPFRPLITTDYRVSVSPAFFTFDDRKLYALSNRGRDKLALVVIDPATPDVEQPVFEPDEVDLDAAGYSRKRKVLTVASYQTDKPRHRFFDAETEALYARLARALPGYDFALQGWNRDEDTFIVAAYNDRTPGSRYLYDARRDSLHKLADINPAIPEADMAPVRPVSYQSRDGLTIHGYLTLPAGRAPRNLACIVNPHGGPWARDGWGYNPEVQFLANRGFCVLQMNFRGSTGYGRKFWEAGFGQWGLKMQDDITDGVQWLIDQGIADPRRIGIYGGSYGGYATLAGVAFTPDLYAAAVDYVGVSNLFTFMNTIPPYWKPLLAKMQDMVGDPVRDKARLEATSPALHVDRIKTPLFIAQGAKDPRVNKAESDQVVQALRQRGVEVEYMVKDNEGHGFHNDENKFEFYAAMEKFFTEHLKP; this comes from the coding sequence TTGCTCACCCTCATCAAGCGCACCGTCCTGGCCGCCGGCCTGATCGGCACCACGCTGGGCGCGGCCGCCCAGCCCCCGCGCGCCTATCCGCTCAAGGACTTCTTCCGCAACCCCGAGCGCGGCTACTTCCGCCTGGCCGACGACGGCAAGACGCTGGGCTTCATGCAGCCGGTCAGCATCGACGGCCAGCCGCCGCGCATGAACATCTACGTGCAGGCGCTGGCCGACGGCGTGCCGGCCGGCGAGCCGCGCAAGCTGACCAGCGAAACCGCGCGCGATATCAGCAATTTCTTCTGGAAGGGCGACGACACCGTGCTCTACCAGAAAGACTTCGGCGGCGACGAGAATTTCCACGTCCTGGCCGTCAACGCGCGCACCGGCCAGGTCGCCGACCTCACCCCCTACGAGGGGGTGCGCGCCTCGATCGAGGACGACCTGCCCGACGACCCCGACCACGTGCTGATCAGCCACAACCGGCGCGACCCGCAGGTGTTCGACGTCTACCGCGTCAATGTGCGCACCGGGGCGGCCGAACTGGTCGCGCAGAACCCGGGCAACGTGGTGGACTGGCAGACCGACCATGCCGGCAAGGTGCGCGCCGCCATCACCAGCGACGGCCTGAACACCACCCTGCTCTACCGCGACGACGAGGCCGCGCCGTTTCGCCCGCTCATCACCACCGACTACCGCGTGAGCGTCAGCCCGGCCTTCTTCACCTTCGACGACAGGAAGCTGTACGCCCTGAGCAACCGCGGCCGCGACAAGCTGGCCCTGGTGGTCATCGACCCGGCCACGCCCGACGTGGAGCAACCCGTATTCGAACCGGACGAGGTGGACCTCGACGCGGCCGGCTATTCGCGCAAGCGCAAGGTGCTGACCGTCGCCTCCTACCAGACCGACAAGCCGCGCCACCGGTTTTTCGACGCCGAGACCGAAGCCCTGTACGCCCGGCTGGCGCGCGCCCTGCCCGGCTACGACTTCGCGCTGCAGGGCTGGAACCGCGACGAGGACACCTTCATCGTGGCCGCCTACAACGACCGCACGCCGGGGTCGCGCTATCTGTACGACGCGCGGCGCGACAGCCTGCACAAGCTGGCCGACATCAATCCCGCCATTCCCGAGGCCGACATGGCGCCGGTGCGGCCCGTCAGCTACCAGAGCCGCGACGGCCTGACCATCCACGGCTATCTCACCCTGCCGGCCGGACGCGCGCCCAGGAACCTGGCCTGCATCGTCAACCCGCACGGCGGGCCCTGGGCGCGCGACGGCTGGGGCTACAACCCGGAAGTGCAGTTCCTGGCCAACCGCGGCTTCTGCGTACTGCAGATGAACTTCCGCGGCTCGACCGGCTACGGCCGCAAGTTCTGGGAAGCCGGCTTCGGCCAATGGGGCCTGAAGATGCAGGACGACATCACCGACGGGGTGCAATGGCTGATCGACCAGGGCATCGCCGACCCGCGGCGCATCGGCATCTACGGCGGCAGCTATGGCGGCTACGCCACGCTGGCCGGCGTCGCCTTCACGCCCGACCTGTACGCGGCGGCGGTCGACTACGTGGGGGTATCCAACCTGTTCACCTTCATGAACACCATACCGCCCTACTGGAAGCCGCTGCTGGCCAAGATGCAGGACATGGTGGGCGACCCGGTGCGCGACAAGGCGCGCCTGGAAGCCACCTCGCCCGCGCTGCACGTCGACCGCATCAAGACGCCGCTGTTCATCGCCCAGGGCGCCAAGGACCCGCGCGTCAACAAGGCCGAGAGCGACCAGGTCGTCCAGGCGCTGCGCCAGCGCGGCGTCGAGGTCGAGTACATGGTCAAGGACAACGAAGGCCATGGCTTCCACAACGACGAGAACAAGTTCGAGTTCTACGCCGCCATGGAAAAATTCTTCACCGAGCACCTCAAGCCCTGA
- a CDS encoding penicillin-binding protein 1A yields MNTSSQSTKPPPPGGPRLFRKSLLIKAGVAVAGLGAAGALALGLALALAWPSLPELHAMTDYRPRVPLRVYTADGVLIGEFGEEHRNVLRADEIPQVMKQAVLAAEDDRFYQHGGVDWMGVARAVLTNMVKLSKSQGGSTITMQVARNFYLSSEKTYSRKFYELLLTYKIEAELTKDQILELYMNQIYLGHRSYGFAAASRTYFGKPLSEVTPAEAAMLAGIPKAPSRANPLASLPRATARQQYVLGRMQTLGYLTPEQVQEARAQTIVLRGSEGGPAHGFAIHGEYPAELVRQLMYSIYQDGAYTHGIDVYTTIDSKAQQAAYRAVRAGVLDYTRRAPYPGPQAQIDLPDGIEQDAQAFDEILDSVQDQAPDSDDLLAGVVLSTSPTSVTVARTATDIVTVDDKKALAIVARALAPNAKDALRIRRGSVVYLHKNGDTWEIINMPALQAALVSMSPADGAISAMIGGFDFHRGSFNRVTQAWRQPGSTIKPFVYAAALERGMTPATQVNDQPFMLTAEQTGSRAWQPKNDGNRYEPMLTLREGLYRSKNMVSIRILQAIGPEYARDYLTRFGFEQARWPAMLPLALGAGGATPLQVANAYSVFANGGYRVTPYLIDRVTDRSGKVLMQTTPVKAGDETARAIDPRTAWVIDDIMHDTTTKGTAARVYRTLKRNDIAGKTGTTNDAVDVWFSGYTAQQTTTVWMGFDQPRSLGTNEFGSGLALSTWLDYEQPTLKGTPQAPRAPRPQGLIVDNGEYYFSEFPPGQAVAALDLSSGDELTDFLNNMRPSDGAPARVQQPGQPPAGSSSGGQPPIPPIPVPRADLPDGQATPASLPLGAPPAAASAPPAAPAHGGASAQPVTLPGRVGATPL; encoded by the coding sequence ATGAATACGTCTTCGCAATCCACCAAGCCGCCCCCGCCCGGCGGGCCGCGGCTGTTTCGCAAATCCCTGTTGATCAAAGCGGGCGTGGCCGTGGCCGGCCTGGGCGCCGCGGGCGCGCTGGCGCTGGGGCTGGCCCTGGCGCTGGCCTGGCCCAGCCTGCCCGAGCTGCACGCCATGACCGACTACCGGCCGCGCGTGCCCTTGCGCGTCTATACCGCCGATGGCGTGCTGATCGGCGAGTTCGGCGAAGAACACCGCAACGTGTTGCGCGCCGACGAAATCCCGCAGGTCATGAAGCAGGCCGTGCTGGCCGCCGAGGATGACCGCTTCTACCAGCATGGCGGGGTGGACTGGATGGGCGTGGCGCGCGCCGTGCTGACCAACATGGTCAAGCTGTCCAAGAGCCAGGGCGGCAGCACCATCACCATGCAGGTGGCGCGCAACTTCTACCTGTCCTCCGAAAAGACGTACTCGCGCAAGTTCTATGAACTGCTGCTCACCTACAAGATAGAAGCCGAGCTCACCAAGGACCAGATCCTCGAGCTCTACATGAACCAGATCTACCTGGGCCACCGCTCATACGGCTTTGCCGCCGCGTCGCGCACCTATTTCGGCAAGCCGCTGTCGGAGGTCACCCCGGCCGAGGCCGCCATGCTGGCCGGCATTCCCAAGGCGCCCTCGCGCGCCAACCCGCTGGCCAGCCTGCCGCGCGCCACCGCGCGCCAGCAATATGTGCTGGGCCGCATGCAGACGCTGGGCTACCTGACGCCCGAGCAGGTGCAAGAGGCGCGCGCGCAGACCATCGTCCTGCGCGGCAGCGAGGGCGGCCCGGCGCATGGCTTCGCCATCCACGGCGAGTATCCCGCCGAGCTGGTGCGCCAGCTGATGTACAGCATCTACCAGGACGGCGCCTATACGCACGGCATCGACGTCTACACCACTATCGATTCCAAGGCCCAGCAGGCCGCCTATCGCGCGGTGCGCGCGGGCGTGCTCGACTACACCCGGCGCGCGCCCTATCCCGGCCCGCAGGCGCAGATCGACCTGCCCGACGGCATCGAACAAGACGCCCAGGCCTTCGACGAAATCCTCGACAGCGTGCAGGACCAGGCGCCCGACAGCGACGACCTGCTGGCCGGCGTGGTGCTGTCGACCAGCCCCACCTCGGTGACCGTGGCCCGCACCGCCACCGACATCGTCACCGTCGACGACAAGAAAGCGCTGGCCATCGTGGCCCGCGCGCTGGCCCCCAACGCCAAGGATGCGCTGCGCATCCGGCGCGGCTCGGTGGTGTACCTGCACAAGAACGGCGACACCTGGGAAATCATCAACATGCCCGCGCTGCAGGCGGCCCTGGTATCGATGTCGCCGGCCGACGGCGCGATCAGCGCCATGATAGGCGGCTTCGACTTCCACCGCGGCTCGTTCAACCGCGTCACCCAGGCGTGGCGCCAGCCCGGCTCCACCATCAAGCCGTTCGTCTATGCCGCCGCGCTCGAGCGCGGCATGACCCCGGCCACCCAGGTCAACGACCAGCCCTTCATGCTGACCGCCGAGCAGACCGGCTCGCGCGCCTGGCAGCCCAAGAACGACGGCAACCGCTACGAGCCCATGCTCACCTTGCGCGAAGGGCTGTATCGGTCCAAGAACATGGTGTCGATCCGCATCCTGCAGGCCATCGGCCCCGAGTACGCGCGCGACTACCTCACCCGCTTCGGCTTCGAGCAGGCGCGCTGGCCCGCCATGCTGCCGCTGGCGCTGGGCGCCGGCGGCGCCACCCCGCTGCAGGTCGCCAACGCCTACAGCGTGTTCGCCAACGGCGGCTATCGCGTCACCCCCTACCTGATCGACCGCGTCACCGACCGTTCCGGCAAGGTCCTGATGCAGACCACGCCGGTCAAGGCCGGCGACGAAACCGCGCGCGCCATCGACCCGCGCACGGCCTGGGTGATCGACGACATCATGCACGACACCACCACCAAGGGCACGGCCGCGCGCGTCTACCGCACGCTCAAGCGCAACGACATCGCGGGCAAGACCGGCACCACCAACGACGCGGTCGATGTCTGGTTCTCCGGCTACACCGCGCAGCAGACCACCACGGTCTGGATGGGGTTCGACCAGCCCCGCTCGCTGGGCACCAACGAATTCGGCAGCGGGCTGGCGCTGTCCACCTGGCTCGACTACGAACAGCCCACGCTCAAGGGCACGCCCCAGGCGCCGCGCGCGCCGCGGCCCCAGGGCCTGATCGTCGACAACGGCGAGTACTACTTCAGCGAATTCCCGCCCGGGCAGGCCGTGGCCGCGCTGGATCTGTCCAGCGGCGACGAGCTGACCGACTTCCTGAACAACATGCGCCCCAGCGACGGCGCGCCCGCGCGCGTGCAGCAGCCCGGGCAGCCGCCCGCCGGCTCCTCGTCGGGCGGGCAACCTCCCATTCCACCGATTCCGGTGCCCCGCGCCGACCTGCCCGACGGGCAGGCCACGCCGGCCAGCCTGCCGCTGGGCGCGCCGCCCGCGGCCGCCTCCGCACCGCCTGCCGCGCCCGCGCACGGCGGCGCCTCGGCCCAGCCCGTCACCCTGCCGGGCAGGGTCGGCGCCACGCCGCTCTAG